Proteins from one Nerophis lumbriciformis linkage group LG08, RoL_Nlum_v2.1, whole genome shotgun sequence genomic window:
- the ppm1aa gene encoding protein phosphatase 1A isoform X3 translates to MGAFLDKPKMEKYNSHGEGNSLQYGLSSMQGWRVEMEDAHTAVIGLPHGLDLWSFFAVYDGHAGSQVAKYCCEHLLEYITSNSDFQSALQEDPSMESVKNGIRTGFLEIDDHMRTILEKKHGVDRSGSTAVGVMVSPSHVYFINCGDSRGLLSRGGAVHFFTQDHKPNNPLEKERILNAGGSVMIQRVNGSLAVSRALGDFDYKCVHGKGPTEQLVSPEPEVYAIERCEAEDEFIILACDGIWDVMANEELCDFVRSRLEVTDDLERVSNEIVDTCLYKGSRDNMSVVLICFPGAPKVSPEAVKREAELDKYLESRVEDILKKQGDEGAPDLVHVMRTLASESIPNLPPGGELASKRNVIEAVYNKLNPYRSDDTDSASTDDMW, encoded by the exons ATGGGGGCATTTCTGGACAAACCAAAGATGGAAAAGTACAATTCCCATGGTGAGGGTAACAGCCTGCAGTATGGGCTGAGCAGTATGCAGGGCTGGCGGGTAGAGATGGAAGACGCACACACAGCAGTGATTGGCCTGCCTCATGGTCTTGACCTCTGGTCATTCTTTGCTGTATATGATGGCCATGCTGGCTCTCAGGTGGCCAAGTACTGTTGTGAGCACCTGTTGGAATACATCACCAGCAACTCAGACTTCCAAAGTGCTCTGCAGGAGGATCCATCGATGGAAAGTGTGAAAAACGGCATCCGCACAGGTTTCCTTGAGATCGATGATCACATGCGAACCATCTTGGAGAAGAAGCATGGTGTGGACCGCAGTGGCTCCACAGCGGTGGGAGTGATGGTTTCACCCAGCCATGTCTACTTTATTAACTGTGGGGATTCACGGGGACTCCTGAGCAGGGGGGGTGCCGTGCATTTCTTCACGCAGGATCACAAACCTAACAACCCTCTGGAGAAGGAAAGGATCCTGAATGCTGGTGGCTCAGTCATGATCCAGCGAGTTAATGGCTCCCTGGCCGTGTCGCGGGCCTTAGGAGATTTCGACTACAAGTGTGTGCATGGAAAAGGCCCCACAGAGCAACTAGTCTCTCCAGAGCCTGAAGTTTATGCAATAGAAAGATGTGAAGCTGAAGATGAATTTATTATTCTAGCTTGTGATGGCATCTGGGATGTCATGGCCAATGAAGAACTGTGTGACTTTGTCAGGTCAAGGCTAGAAGTCACAGATGATCTTGAAAGAGTCAGCAATGAAATTGTTGACACTTGCTTGTATAAG GGAAGTCGGGACAATATGAGCGTTGTTTTAATCTGTTTTCCTGGAGCGCCAAAGGTATCCCCAGAAGCAGTTAAACGGGAGGCTGAGCTGGATAAGTATCTGGAATCAAGAGTAGAAG ACATCCTCAAGAAGCAGGGGGATGAAGGAGCACCAGATTTGGTCCACGTCATGAGGACGTTAGCATCAGAAAGCATCCCCAACCTTCCCCCTGGAGGAGAGCTTGCAAGCAA ACGAAATGTTATTGAAGCGGTGTACAACAAACTCAACCCTTATCGAAGCGATGACACA